ATAGGTGGGGGGGGAGCGTGACGTCATCGCGTACAGCGGGACGTCTCGGAGAAGATAAACAAAAAGGAAGGAAGCCTTCGGCCGCACAATCGCGGCAAAATCGGTTCAAAAGTCGAGGTCGCCAGCCGCAGTTAGCGACTTAATGTCCCCTTCAACCGCGTAGCTCGCTCCCCACCGGCGCACACCACCATGGACGAATCGATAATATTCCGTATGAGCGCGTTCTCcgagcagggagggaggaaatACATGGAGGATGTTGTCGAGATAAAAATCGAGTACGAGccgacggcggcggcggcgccaGCGGAGGATCATCCCAAGTCGCAGCGGCAGCATGATGGAGGACAGCGGGGCGGTGCTGGGGGCGAAGCCGCCGGACACACGGACACCGAAGCGCGGGATGAACGTGACGTCGCCGCCGAATCTGGTCCCGCTTCTGCGATGTGGGTGGAGAGTGTGTCGAAGGAGGACAGCGGCGATAACAACAGCGGCGGCGGAGAAGCGCCGGAGCCGGCCGGGAAAGATGCGGAGCGCGTCGTGGACACGCGCAGGTCCGTGGCGTTCTTCGCCGTGTTCGACGGCCACGGGGGCCGGGAAGCCGCGCACTTCGCCCGGGACAATCTGTGGGAGCTGCTGAAGAGGCAGCGCGGCTTCTGGTCGAAGGATCACGGCGAGGTGTGCGCCGCTCTCCGCAAGGGCTTCGTCGCCTGTCACCACGCCATGTGGAAGGAGCTGCGTAAGTGGAGCGTTAACCTCGTGTTTTGCTGTCAATGTGGGGGTCGTGATTGTGTGCTCGGGGGATAAACTGGGGGGGTCGCCTCATCTGGTGCCCAGTCGTCAGGAGACTGGTCCTCCTCCCAGTGAGCACCACCCAGTTGACATGACCCCACTGTCATACCAGTGATCACCATGCAAACCCAGTGATTTGAGTGCAGCTGCAGGAAACCGGTGGACACTCATTTTTTAACATTACTGTTCGTGGAAGAATATGCAATTTACTGTTAATTTGACAGAAACATcatgtatttccattttaatatgaaatactCTGCAATGCATACACATTCAAAAGTTTTAGGCACGAAAAGTACAGCCAGGGTGCTTTCAAAAGTCAtttcacctttttgtttttgtaaacatCAAACAGGTAGAAGAAGcccattcctccaccaaggccccaacagtcccctttacttaaatcaagctgcaccaaacgtcacacactcataaatgtcTGTCCCCTAAACGTGCCTGAGAATGtgaaaatctcacaatgttaaagaaactgggggaaaaaaactccctgcatcctcaccaaaatgtaatgggttcttccctgacccccACTGtgcccttccaccaagtttagtggtaATCCGCCATTTTTACGTAATCCCGCGAACTAACAAATAATCAAAAGGTGTAACTAGAATAGCACTTCAGTAGAGTGTATTCCTCCACcgaggccaaacagtccccttatgaaaccacgtttaaattccCTAGATCGTGATTTTTATTTGGCTCTGCACCAAATAACACTCACTCAATCAAGGtattctctgtgactctgcctctccctcacccctccacaaaatccAATTGAAATCATTTACATAGATTTGgcttaatcctgctaaataacaaagtaacaaattcagatgtaaacataacctccttggcacaGGTAATGGCAGTTTGGTGTGAACACCCTTTGCCTTAAAAAGAACACCAGTTCTCCTTGGTGCATTTGGTGCTTGGCAGATCGGTTGTTTGCAAGCACTTTTGAAAACTTGTCACATTTCTTCAGTTGCTCAGTTGCCTCCATAGCGGAAAATGTCCTCATTTGCTCTTTATAGCTTCTGAAACGTGGATTAGAAttggtttattttcataatgGCAAACAATATCTCTGGTGCTTGCACGGTTTATGAGACCAAACATCACATCTGAAGGGATCATATTGGGctaagtgcaaaaaaaaaaagcatttaggAAAATAAATAGGAAAGAtcaattgagaaaataattggcAAAATCATCAGTAGTGTAAATAATCTTTAGCTGCAGCCccattttcatttgtctcttCATCCGATCCCAGACTGCCAGAGATCAGGGCTCTGCGGGGGCCAGACCATCTGCTGCCGGGCCTCCTTGTTCTACTTATTGATGGGGAGTTCTTATACGGCCCTGATTTTGTTGATGACAATGGTTTCACCCAAAAACTGGTGGAAATGTGGGCTGACTGCTGGGAGCACTGAGTATCCTGAGCTGAACCAGGTTAAAGAACCAGAGCTCATTTACTGGAAAAGTAGTATGGTCTCGGGGTTAAATGCATCTCTGATCTACTTGTATGCTGCAGTGTATCtagccccccccccaggtcATCTGGGACAGGTTTACTCAGTATTTCCAGAATCAAAACCACGTACTGTGAGGCAGCTTTCAGTTGCTCGCACCTGTGGAACAAGTCTCCTGAAAACCTGAGCTCTGTTCAGATTTACAAATGCGCTCGACTGAGAGACATTCCTGATCGACATTCTAgtagcttttgtttttattgtctcttACATAccctttaagtgtttttaataataatcatttatatttattgtattttaatgccACAGCCACGAGTCTGAATGGTGCTATGTAAATAAACTTGCCTCGTCTCAATTTGTGTAACATGCAAATTAGACATACTGTAAGTTTAGTCATGTAATTCCTACCTATTTCTATTTGTTGCCATGACACTTAATTCAATTTAGTTTACACTACCAACAATGCCCCCCCCCTTCTcgtatttttttaatcatgacCACAATTGACATATAAGTAACACCTTTTTAATCAATTGTACTTATTTTACAGCGGAGTGGCCGAAGACCATCACTGGTCTGCCCAGTACATCGGGCACCACAGCCAGCGTGATCGTGATCCGCGGGGTTCACATGTACGTCGCTCATGTCGGGGATTCAGCGGTCGTGGTCGGAGTGAAAGAGAACGAGTCCGACATCACGCTCCAGGCACTTGAAGTAACACAAGACCACAAACCTGAACTCCcgaaggaaaaggagaggatTGAACGACTGGGTGGCAGGTGAGTTGGTGAAAGTTTGAATTCTACCTGAATTTCAAGTAGAGATGTCCCGATACTATTTCCCCCTTCCTGATACAGATTCCAATACCTGGATTTTGGATATTGGCTGAGACCGAGTACTGATCTGCTACCAGTGcattaagaaaaatatataaacatatataacatattttatgCTACTAACCCAGTATAGAGGTGATTGATATTGTTgtatggcctggctcaggttaaacctcTTTTAAATTGCTGACACTGAGCTAGCTCTTGCTAACACCACATTACGTGGAGCGGCGGTGGACTAGTGGTTAGAAAAAGGGACATCAGACTGGAAGGTCGCAGGTTCAAGGCCACGGACTGGCAAACATACCTGGTTCTGTTCAAGTCCAAGGGGACAGATGGACTCTCTCTATCCCCctaagtgcccctgagcaagCTGTCCACTGCTCCGTGTGGTCACTGTGGGTGTTGTGTTCCGTGTGCTGTGTTCACACGGATGAGTTAAAAGCAGAGGGTCAATTTCCACATTGCATGTAgggcttgtgtgtgcatgattgcGAGACAATAGAGGAATCTTAATCTTACATCCTTCTTCGcagctctaaaaacagtacttgTCAGTGCCACTTGTCAGTGACTCACCAACACAGCTTCTGTTTTGTagcagcaaagaagaagtgatttcagagaaaagaaaattgggTGGAACTAATATACTGTTTGTTCTTGCAATTGTAGTGTCATGAAGAAATCTGGGGTGAACCGTGTGGTGTGGAAGAGGCCTAGACTGACCCATAACGGCCCTGTGAGGAGGAGCACAGTCATCGACCAGATCCCCTTCCTGGCTGTGGCCCGATCCCTTGGTAAAAACAACTTCACCTTTTTTCTTGGGATTAGTTTCCATAAAATGACACTGGATGTTGGAAATGAATATATTTGTGCCATTATTCCTCCTAAAGTGATCTAATGTATCATTTGCTGGTAGGTGATCTCTGGAGCTATGATTTCTACAGTGGGGAGTTTGTGGTGTCACCAGAGCCTGATACCACCGTGATGACCCTTGACCCCAAACTGCATCGCTACATCATCCTTGGCAGTGATGGGCTATGGAATATGATGCCACCCAAGAATGCTGTGAATATGTGTTATAGCCATGACAAAATGGTGGTACGTAATGAcactaatacattttttttggtgCATCGATTTTGGTTTTAGATTTCAAACAGATACGGTTATTGCACACCAGGTCCTTATTTTTCGTCCGAAAAGTTGCACGTTTGAAAATTTATCATGACCTCACGTTGTGTGACTCACGTTTACCCATCGACTCTGAcatcgatcaatcaatcaatacaattttatttgtacatcccatattcacaaatcacaatttgtctcgtagggctttaacaaggtgtgacatcctctgtccttaacccgcaacaagagtaaggaaaaactactaaaaaacaacctttaacagggtaaaaagaacataggaacctcagagagagccacatgtgagggatccctctcccaggacggacagaagtgcaatggagaacatcagaaagataagggtatttgcagcattgattagaagaaacagtttgtagaataatggaaggtaaattaattgattgattattgtcagtaatgctagagtatctgagtagacatattgtatatcaagcagtcttgttgtaatcatcgtctatgatcagctgccaccacgatcaggatccaccatcacgatcggatgccaccatagtccacaatcatgatccactgccgccatcaggatccaccatcagccgccacctcgatcgtggtccgccaacacgatacaggatccgccattattatcacgatctctgattcgcgatccaccatcataatccacgatgtggaaTTTGTGACTTCTGAAATCCATTTGACCTCCTGCTACGAATTTTGGGAAtgaatagaataataaaacacatcaaactcAGCGAGCAAGGCTTTAGCACGTGACGATTTTTATTGGATTACTGATTAAAAAGCGCAAAGCAAAATACAGACTTGGTGTGCAAAGACCTTTACAATGTAAAGAGGATACAATGTTTGCAAAGGTTATGAGACTATGAATATGTATTGGATCTTGGAAGCAATTAGATTTAAATTATTGTGTGAAATCAACATAAATGCATTTTTGAGTTGTATTTCTTTATCTGGTTGTTCCTTAAAGGGGCCAAAGGGAATGTCTTGTGCCCGCCGGCTTGGATGCACAGCCCTACTGTTCTGGAAAGAACGCATGCTCCGTGcagacaacacaacagtcaTCGTCCTGGCCCTGCAGGAGCCCGGCGGACCGCCTATCCCTATGCATCGAGATGAGATCGTTGTTAACATGGCCACTGGAATGGACCACGTTCCGTACCCGGGAACCCCTTATAACACATGTGAGGTCCCAAAGGTCAGTGCCACAGCTTCGTTGCATCCTCTTCTTTGCATTGTTTCATTAGGCTGCTGGGGTTAAGTACCTCAGTACCGCTCTGACGATGGAAACCTGTACaaaatatttctgtgtgtttgtttgttgtttgctaTTCACTGTATTGTccttttttattaattcagtcCATCTTTATTGTCATTCTAATACTTTCACAGTTAAAATATGATGCTTCACAGACACCGACGGTCACACAGTTTCCGTCCGAGGACCACTCGTTCACCCAATCACTCTTTTGTTTTCGGGGCCAACAGGCGGAGCATGAGGATGGCATGTTTTTTGAAGAAGATGAGATATATGGAGAAGAACATGAGGATTGGACATGCCTGGAGTGGTAGTGAGGTGACTGCTCCGTAACAAAAACAGTATCCGAGGTGTCGGCTACATGACCGGCCAGTGACCACATTTACTCATTAGCTCAGTAGCCAGACCCACCAATGAACCTGGCAGCACCAGTTAAGCCATTTGGAAGCAAATCAACGACATCCGCTTACATGCGGTCAATCCAATCCAGTTGGAATCGTTGGTATTATTAGGTTAATGGTCCGCAAGAGAGCTGAGGATTATTCACTCTTCTAGATGTGTTGTCGACTGTTAACTAAAGTCCTGGATGAATGTGACACAACCAGTTTAAAACCAGTAAAGTTATTATCAAGTTT
The Hippoglossus stenolepis isolate QCI-W04-F060 chromosome 15, HSTE1.2, whole genome shotgun sequence DNA segment above includes these coding regions:
- the LOC118122601 gene encoding protein phosphatase 1D-like isoform X3, translating into MDESIIFRMSAFSEQGGRKYMEDVVEIKIEYEPTAAAAPAEDHPKSQRQHDGGQRGGAGGEAAGHTDTEARDERDVAAESGPASAMWVESVSKEDSGDNNSGGGEAPEPAGKDAERVVDTRRSVAFFAVFDGHGGREAAHFARDNLWELLKRQRGFWSKDHGEVCAALRKGFVACHHAMWKELPEWPKTITGLPSTSGTTASVIVIRGVHMYVAHVGDSAVVVGVKENESDITLQALEVTQDHKPELPKEKERIERLGGSVMKKSGVNRVVWKRPRLTHNGPVRRSTVIDQIPFLAVARSLGDLWSYDFYSGEFVVSPEPDTTVMTLDPKLHRYIILGSDGLWNMMPPKNAVNMCYSHDKMVGPKGMSCARRLGCTALLFWKERMLRADNTTVIVLALQEPGGPPIPMHRDEIVVNMATGMDHVPYPGTPYNTCEVPKAEHEDGMFFEEDEIYGEEHEDWTCLEW
- the LOC118122601 gene encoding protein phosphatase 1D-like isoform X2, coding for MDESIIFRMSAFSEQGGRKYMEDVVEIKIEYEPTAAAAPAEDHPKSQRQHDGGQRGGAGGEAAGHTDTEARDERDVAAESGPASAMWVESVSKEDSGDNNSGGGEAPEPAGKDAERVVDTRRSVAFFAVFDGHGGREAAHFARDNLWELLKRQRGFWSKDHGEVCAALRKGFVACHHAMWKELPEWPKTITGLPSTSGTTASVIVIRGVHMYVAHVGDSAVVVGVKENESDITLQALEVTQDHKPELPKEKERIERLGGSVMKKSGVNRVVWKRPRLTHNGPVRRSTVIDQIPFLAVARSLGDLWSYDFYSGEFVVSPEPDTTVMTLDPKLHRYIILGSDGLWNMMPPKNAVNMCYSHDKMVGPKGMSCARRLGCTALLFWKERMLRADNTTVIVLALQEPGGPPIPMHRDEIVVNMATGMDHVPYPGTPYNTCEVPKLKYDASQTPTVTQFPSEDHSFTQSLFCFRGQQAEHEDGMFFEEDEIYGEEHEDWTCLEW
- the LOC118122601 gene encoding protein phosphatase 1D-like isoform X1, coding for MDESIIFRMSAFSEQGGRKYMEDVVEIKIEYEPTAAAAPAEDHPKSQRQHDGGQRGGAGGEAAGHTDTEARDERDVAAESGPASAMWVESVSKEDSGDNNSGGGEAPEPAGKDAERVVDTRRSVAFFAVFDGHGGREAAHFARDNLWELLKRQRGFWSKDHGEVCAALRKGFVACHHAMWKELPEWPKTITGLPSTSGTTASVIVIRGVHMYVAHVGDSAVVVGVKENESDITLQALEVTQDHKPELPKEKERIERLGGSVMKKSGVNRVVWKRPRLTHNGPVRRSTVIDQIPFLAVARSLGDLWSYDFYSGEFVVSPEPDTTVMTLDPKLHRYIILGSDGLWNMMPPKNAVNMCYSHDKMVGPKGMSCARRLGCTALLFWKERMLRADNTTVIVLALQEPGGPPIPMHRDEIVVNMATGMDHVPYPGTPYNTCEVPKSEAGTTPSRFRASCTALEQALGLYEAAFSATAQLLPDDDSIGATLSSSHGSGKVYEKQDSTTQMDCGASAPPLKRSRRSLHTPPELDGRPPDNVLPQNTPCSKAPSEQSRETHAPKGERSSSEELALLSQHHNAALCVC